A segment of the Marinomonas posidonica IVIA-Po-181 genome:
CAGTTGGTTCTTATTAGTGTGTTTAGTGTGACTCAAGCCTAAACGACCTGAGCCACTATTACATATTAGATGGTTTTGGTGGGTTTGCGCATTAAGGAAAGCGCAGAGGGGGATGATCGGCGAGTGGGATCAGAGAACCTTACTATAACGCTGCTTTGGACGGCCGCCGGTTTTGTAATCGAGCGTCATAGTGACCTGACCTTGGGCTTCTAAATATTCCAAATAACGACGAGCTGTGATGCGACTTAGGCTGACAGCCTCGCCAATATCATCGGCAGTGAAAGGCGTGTTATCAATGTGTTTTAGGTGCTCGGTAAGCGTCTCTAAAGTATTTTCATCAATGCCTTTAGGGGTTTTGCGGCTACTATTGTCCGTCGCAGATTGTTTACGAAACAGGGCATCTATGTCTTGTTGGTCGATTTTCTCTTGCTTGGTGAGGCGTTGTTTGAAATCTAGATAATCGTTTAACGCCTGCTGAACACGTGACATGCGAATGGGTTTTACGAGATAGTCCATGACGCCGAGTTGAATAGCTTGTTCGATGGTTTTGGTTTCACGTTCCGCCGTGGTCATAATGAAGCTTGCATGAGGGTGTCGGGTTTTAAGACCCTGAATCAATTGCAGTCCATTGCCATCCGGTAAACTGATGTCAACCATGATCAGTTCAGGCTCAAATGCATCGGCTTTTAATTGCGCCTCTGCGAGGTTTTCACAGGCCGCAACGACACTGAAAGCTGTGTGCTGATTAATGGTGTTTTCTAGAACAT
Coding sequences within it:
- a CDS encoding response regulator translates to MTSIPVMIVEDDLRASYVLENTINQHTAFSVVAACENLAEAQLKADAFEPELIMVDISLPDGNGLQLIQGLKTRHPHASFIMTTAERETKTIEQAIQLGVMDYLVKPIRMSRVQQALNDYLDFKQRLTKQEKIDQQDIDALFRKQSATDNSSRKTPKGIDENTLETLTEHLKHIDNTPFTADDIGEAVSLSRITARRYLEYLEAQGQVTMTLDYKTGGRPKQRYSKVL